Proteins encoded together in one Candidatus Margulisiibacteriota bacterium window:
- a CDS encoding YbaB/EbfC family nucleoid-associated protein → MDFGKLGKMAEMMKQAKQLKDEMSRARYESEANGVKVVINGEMEIRELSIPAEMTDQRRIESSVKDAVNRGLKTAKEDMAKKMSKLTGGLQLPGM, encoded by the coding sequence ATGGACTTTGGTAAATTAGGAAAAATGGCGGAGATGATGAAACAGGCGAAGCAGTTGAAAGACGAAATGTCACGGGCCAGGTATGAGTCCGAAGCGAACGGCGTTAAAGTCGTGATCAACGGCGAGATGGAGATCAGGGAACTGTCTATTCCCGCGGAAATGACCGATCAGCGCCGGATCGAATCATCGGTCAAAGACGCGGTCAATCGCGGCCTGAAAACCGCCAAAGAAGACATGGCCAAAAAGATGTCGAAGCTGACCGGCGGCTTGCAGCTCCCCGGAATGTAA
- the gltX gene encoding glutamate--tRNA ligase, which produces MVRVRFAPSPTGNLHIGGARTALFNWLFARHHGGKFILRIEDTDQERSTAEAVKAILHGLDWLGLDWDEGPSVAGPHGPYYQTERLALHQKHADQLVKEGKAYYCFCTPEELKKKREEAEARKEAPRYDGHCRKLAEDEIKQKLAAGQPRVIRFLMTPVGETVVDDMVRGPVTFKNEVLDDFVILKSDGFPTYNFACVIDDHLMEISHVIRGDDHLSNTPRQILLYQAFGWSLPRFAHIPMILGRDRARLSKRHGATSVVDYGAMGYLPEAMLNYIAKLGWGHGDQEVFTRLELIEKFGLDGVTKNPAIFDLDKLNWLNGQYIRKILPERLVDLCEGLLLDAYGKIELEYLKKVVLVFQDRLVLIKDIVELSSYFFRDEFDYDPKGVEKHFKTPHAKQILTTLKGRLEKLEPFTKENIEPIFKGLAEEMKVKLGVIIHPCRLALSGRSETPPMYDVVEIIGKEKVIARLAKAIATLPS; this is translated from the coding sequence ATGGTACGCGTACGTTTTGCCCCTTCGCCCACCGGCAATCTGCACATCGGCGGCGCCCGCACCGCCCTTTTCAACTGGCTCTTCGCCCGCCACCACGGGGGGAAGTTCATCCTCCGGATCGAGGATACGGACCAGGAACGCTCGACCGCCGAAGCGGTCAAGGCGATCCTCCACGGGCTGGACTGGCTCGGGCTGGACTGGGACGAAGGGCCGAGTGTCGCCGGTCCTCACGGCCCCTACTACCAGACCGAACGGCTCGCCCTGCACCAAAAACATGCCGATCAGTTAGTCAAAGAGGGCAAAGCTTACTATTGCTTTTGTACGCCCGAGGAGCTGAAGAAAAAACGGGAAGAGGCTGAAGCACGCAAAGAAGCGCCGCGCTATGACGGCCACTGCCGCAAGCTCGCCGAAGACGAGATCAAGCAAAAACTGGCCGCCGGCCAACCGCGCGTCATCCGTTTCCTGATGACCCCGGTCGGGGAGACGGTCGTTGATGATATGGTCCGCGGCCCGGTCACCTTCAAGAACGAGGTGCTCGATGATTTCGTCATCTTGAAGTCCGACGGTTTTCCGACCTATAACTTCGCCTGCGTCATTGACGACCACCTGATGGAGATCTCCCACGTCATCCGCGGTGATGACCACCTCTCCAACACCCCGCGACAGATCTTGCTCTACCAGGCATTCGGCTGGAGCCTCCCTCGCTTTGCCCATATCCCGATGATCCTCGGCAGGGACCGGGCCAGGCTGTCCAAGCGCCACGGGGCGACCTCGGTCGTCGACTATGGCGCGATGGGTTATCTCCCCGAAGCGATGCTCAATTACATCGCCAAGCTCGGCTGGGGACATGGCGACCAAGAGGTCTTCACCCGCCTGGAGCTGATCGAAAAGTTCGGGCTCGACGGCGTCACCAAGAACCCGGCAATTTTCGATCTGGACAAGCTCAACTGGCTCAACGGCCAGTATATCCGGAAGATCTTACCCGAGCGGCTGGTCGATCTCTGCGAAGGGCTGCTGCTCGACGCCTACGGCAAAATTGAATTAGAGTATCTGAAAAAAGTTGTCCTCGTTTTCCAGGACCGGCTCGTCCTGATCAAGGATATCGTCGAGTTATCGTCCTACTTTTTCCGGGACGAATTTGACTATGACCCGAAAGGGGTCGAGAAGCACTTTAAAACACCGCACGCCAAGCAAATCCTGACCACGCTAAAAGGGCGCCTGGAAAAACTCGAGCCGTTCACCAAAGAAAACATCGAGCCGATCTTTAAAGGTTTAGCCGAGGAAATGAAGGTTAAACTCGGAGTAATAATCCACCCCTGCCGCCTCGCCCTCTCCGGCCGCTCCGAAACCCCGCCGATGTATGATGTGGTGGAGATAATCGGAAAAGAAAAGGTCATTGCCAGACTAGCAAAGGCTATCGCTACGCTGCCGTCTTAA
- a CDS encoding histidine triad nucleotide-binding protein, translated as MPDCLFCKIVGKQVPASVVYEDDKVLAFNDIAPQAPTHILVIPKEHISALASVTDHAILAEVFRIVNQLAREKGLVAKGFRTVINNGRAAGQAVDHLHVHLLGGRDFNWPPG; from the coding sequence ATGCCTGACTGTCTCTTTTGCAAAATAGTTGGCAAACAGGTCCCGGCCAGTGTGGTTTACGAAGACGATAAAGTGCTGGCCTTCAACGATATCGCGCCGCAGGCGCCGACCCATATCCTGGTCATCCCCAAAGAACATATTTCGGCGCTGGCCAGTGTCACGGACCATGCTATCCTGGCCGAGGTTTTCCGGATAGTTAATCAACTGGCCAGGGAGAAAGGTCTGGTGGCAAAAGGGTTCCGGACGGTCATCAATAACGGCCGCGCCGCCGGCCAGGCGGTCGACCATTTACACGTTCACTTGCTCGGCGGGCGGGATTTTAACTGGCCCCCGGGGTAA
- a CDS encoding glycosyltransferase gives MLKPKLNIAFVGNYSPRLCGIATFTTDLCEATAKLLSPRSNVFALAVNDTDQGYAYPRRVAFTLRQTQQKDYFEAANFINASNADVVCVQHEYGIYGGWDGIYILSLISSLSVPVVVVLHTVLKNPTPNQKKIIQEMAQRANYLVVMSKLAVTLLQDVYAVPAEKIRTLYHGTPDFSSLDNGHYKKRFQVEGKQTLLTFGLLSPNKGIETVINALPKLVQDFPKLIYIVLGKTHPNVLKEYGEKYRAGLIALVDKLGLQEQVIFDDRFVSLEELYAWLMAADIYITPYLNEAQIVSGTLSYAVGAGTAIISTPYWHAKELLAEGRGRLINFGDSAALAAALRDLLSNQATLKLLRDKTYKFGRQMRWEKVAEKYLGIFKQTAATATKRSLTLKTPALLLREPPFDLAHLKRLTDDTGLIQHAKYIVPDRQTGYCLDDNSRALMLCAWAFFLLRGEDAKELISTYFSFTHFMQTPDGRFRNFIDYQRHFLDETGSDDAVGRALWALGYIIWRPPRNAYRSLAYECFQKALPHVHGLNLRGKALAMLGLVSYLRCYQGDESVTAKLRECADYLLDLYKDVSDDNWRWFEDIICYDNGIMPMALFQTYSILREEKYLKVAQETLEFLEKTITHNGRLSIVGSRGWYKRGGVKAKYDQQPIDAAAMVLAYQSAYRVTGDKEYLKKMRQAFGWFLGENDMGMSLYDHETKGCADGLLPEGVSLNQGGESTVSFLMALLAMIEEYELASVA, from the coding sequence ATGTTGAAACCGAAGCTCAATATCGCTTTTGTCGGTAATTATTCCCCGCGCCTGTGCGGGATCGCCACTTTTACGACCGATCTGTGCGAGGCGACCGCTAAACTCCTCTCTCCCCGGTCGAATGTCTTCGCGCTCGCCGTCAACGACACCGACCAAGGCTACGCTTATCCGCGTCGAGTGGCCTTCACTCTGCGGCAAACCCAACAGAAAGATTATTTTGAAGCGGCCAATTTTATCAATGCCAGTAATGCCGATGTGGTCTGCGTCCAGCACGAATACGGGATCTACGGCGGCTGGGATGGCATTTACATCCTCTCCCTGATCTCCAGCCTTAGCGTGCCGGTGGTCGTGGTCCTGCACACGGTGCTCAAAAATCCGACCCCCAACCAGAAAAAGATCATCCAGGAGATGGCTCAGCGGGCCAATTATCTGGTGGTGATGAGTAAACTGGCCGTTACTTTATTGCAGGATGTTTACGCCGTGCCGGCCGAGAAGATCAGGACCCTTTATCACGGCACGCCCGATTTTTCCTCGCTGGATAACGGCCACTACAAAAAACGTTTCCAGGTGGAAGGGAAACAGACCCTGTTGACCTTTGGATTGCTTAGCCCGAACAAAGGGATCGAGACGGTCATAAACGCTCTCCCCAAGCTGGTCCAGGACTTTCCTAAATTAATTTATATCGTGCTGGGAAAAACCCACCCCAACGTCCTGAAGGAATATGGCGAAAAATACCGGGCGGGACTGATCGCGCTGGTTGATAAGCTGGGTCTGCAGGAGCAGGTGATCTTTGATGACCGTTTTGTCAGCCTGGAGGAGCTCTATGCCTGGCTGATGGCGGCGGACATATATATTACCCCTTATTTGAATGAGGCCCAAATCGTCAGCGGGACGCTCTCCTATGCGGTCGGGGCGGGGACCGCCATCATCTCTACCCCTTACTGGCACGCCAAAGAGCTGCTGGCCGAAGGCCGGGGACGATTGATCAACTTTGGGGACAGCGCGGCGCTGGCCGCGGCCCTGCGCGACCTGTTGTCGAACCAGGCGACGTTAAAACTGCTGCGCGATAAAACCTATAAATTTGGGCGGCAGATGCGTTGGGAAAAAGTCGCGGAAAAGTATCTGGGAATATTCAAGCAAACAGCGGCCACCGCGACCAAAAGATCGTTAACGCTAAAAACCCCCGCCCTGCTGTTGCGCGAACCGCCCTTTGACCTGGCGCACTTAAAGCGTTTGACCGATGATACGGGGCTGATCCAGCATGCCAAGTATATCGTCCCCGACCGGCAGACCGGTTATTGCCTGGATGACAACTCCCGCGCGCTGATGTTGTGCGCCTGGGCTTTTTTCCTTTTGCGCGGCGAGGACGCCAAGGAGCTGATCTCCACCTATTTCAGCTTTACCCATTTTATGCAAACCCCCGACGGGCGCTTCCGTAATTTTATTGATTACCAGCGCCACTTCCTGGACGAGACCGGGTCAGACGACGCGGTCGGCCGGGCGCTCTGGGCGCTCGGCTATATCATCTGGCGGCCGCCGCGCAATGCCTATCGCTCCCTGGCTTATGAGTGTTTCCAGAAGGCCTTGCCTCACGTCCACGGCTTGAACCTGCGCGGCAAAGCCCTGGCCATGCTGGGGTTGGTCTCCTATCTGCGCTGTTACCAAGGGGATGAGAGCGTGACCGCCAAACTGCGTGAATGCGCCGACTATTTATTGGATCTGTACAAAGATGTTTCGGACGACAATTGGCGCTGGTTCGAGGATATCATCTGTTACGATAACGGGATCATGCCGATGGCCCTGTTCCAGACCTATTCCATTCTCCGCGAGGAAAAATACTTAAAGGTTGCCCAGGAAACATTAGAGTTCTTAGAAAAGACAATTACTCACAATGGACGACTGTCGATCGTCGGCTCCCGCGGCTGGTATAAAAGAGGCGGGGTCAAGGCCAAATATGACCAGCAGCCCATTGATGCCGCAGCCATGGTCCTGGCTTATCAGTCGGCTTACCGGGTGACCGGAGATAAAGAATATTTAAAGAAGATGCGCCAGGCCTTCGGCTGGTTCCTTGGTGAGAACGACATGGGGATGTCTTTGTACGATCACGAGACCAAGGGGTGCGCCGACGGCTTGCTGCCGGAGGGGGTCAGTCTGAACCAGGGCGGCGAGAGCACCGTTTCTTTTCTCATGGCGCTGCTGGCCATGATCGAAGAATATGAGCTCGCCAGTGTGGCTTAA
- the rsmH gene encoding 16S rRNA (cytosine(1402)-N(4))-methyltransferase RsmH, which produces MTATPYQHTPVMAREVVELLAPADGKTIVDCTLGGGGHTYNLKLQTSNLKIIGFDQDTEAITAAKEKLKQFDGITYIHDNFSQLKKYLKEPVDGFLFDLGVSSYQINTPARGFSLQHDGPLDMRMDPGGAMTAADLANHYSLEELTQIIGEYGEERFAGRIARSIVKSRPLSTTGQLKELIEKAIPTWRKRESVTRVFQGLRIAVNDELNVLKSALSDSIALLKPGGRIVVIAYHSLEDRIAKHTFREAAQDGKLKVLTKRPLAATEAEREENPRARSAKLRAAEKL; this is translated from the coding sequence ATGACAGCTACCCCCTATCAACACACTCCGGTCATGGCCCGAGAGGTCGTGGAACTCCTCGCCCCAGCCGACGGCAAAACGATCGTTGATTGCACCCTGGGCGGCGGGGGACATACTTACAACCTCAAACTTCAAACTTCAAACCTCAAAATCATTGGGTTTGACCAAGATACGGAGGCGATCACAGCCGCCAAAGAGAAGCTAAAACAGTTCGACGGCATCACTTATATTCACGACAACTTCTCCCAGCTCAAGAAATACCTGAAAGAGCCGGTCGACGGCTTCCTCTTCGATCTCGGGGTCTCTTCTTACCAGATCAACACGCCGGCCCGCGGTTTTAGCCTGCAGCATGACGGGCCGCTCGACATGCGGATGGACCCGGGCGGGGCGATGACCGCGGCCGACCTAGCCAATCATTATTCGCTCGAGGAGCTGACCCAGATCATCGGGGAATACGGGGAAGAACGGTTTGCCGGCCGGATCGCCCGGTCGATCGTCAAATCCCGCCCGCTCTCGACCACCGGCCAATTAAAAGAGCTGATAGAAAAAGCGATCCCGACCTGGCGCAAACGCGAATCGGTCACCCGGGTCTTCCAGGGACTTCGGATCGCGGTCAATGACGAGCTGAATGTGCTAAAGTCCGCCCTATCCGATTCAATCGCCCTGTTAAAACCGGGCGGCCGGATCGTCGTCATCGCCTACCATTCGCTGGAGGACCGGATCGCCAAACACACTTTCCGCGAGGCCGCCCAAGATGGTAAACTTAAAGTGTTGACCAAAAGACCACTGGCCGCGACTGAAGCGGAAAGAGAGGAGAACCCGCGCGCCCGGAGCGCCAAACTGCGGGCCGCCGAAAAGTTATGA
- the trpC gene encoding indole-3-glycerol phosphate synthase TrpC gives MLLAEIVASKHREVAALQAHLNVEKVKKACQALPPPRDFARPFGRGKFALIAEVKKASPSAGVIVEKFEPVFLAKQYEEAGAGALSVLTDEKYFGGKLGHLKEVKDPTTIPVLRKDFIIDAAQIYESRVAGADAILLIVRLLSDAQLAEYLDLARTLQLSCLVEAHDEPEVERALKSDAEIIGLNNRDLDTLAVDLQTSHRLLDKFPELRARVVIAESGIKTGEEASSLRAKGVSGLLVGESLLRSGDIAAKIKELLG, from the coding sequence ATGCTCCTTGCAGAGATCGTGGCTAGTAAACATCGTGAAGTGGCGGCCCTCCAGGCCCACCTGAACGTCGAGAAAGTCAAAAAAGCCTGCCAGGCCCTCCCCCCGCCGCGCGACTTTGCCCGGCCGTTTGGCCGGGGTAAATTTGCCTTGATCGCCGAAGTGAAAAAAGCCTCACCGTCGGCCGGTGTCATCGTCGAAAAATTCGAACCGGTCTTCCTGGCCAAGCAGTATGAAGAAGCGGGGGCGGGGGCGCTCTCGGTCCTGACCGATGAAAAGTATTTTGGGGGAAAGCTCGGGCATTTGAAAGAGGTGAAAGACCCGACCACTATCCCGGTCCTGCGCAAGGACTTTATTATCGATGCCGCGCAGATCTATGAGTCGAGGGTCGCCGGGGCCGATGCCATCCTCCTGATCGTCCGGTTGCTCTCCGACGCTCAATTAGCGGAATATCTTGACCTGGCCCGCACCCTTCAGCTAAGCTGTTTGGTCGAGGCCCATGACGAGCCTGAAGTGGAGCGGGCGCTGAAGTCCGACGCCGAGATCATTGGCCTGAACAACCGCGATTTGGACACGCTAGCCGTTGACCTCCAAACCAGCCACCGCTTGCTGGACAAGTTCCCGGAATTGCGGGCGCGGGTCGTCATTGCCGAAAGCGGGATCAAAACGGGTGAAGAGGCCAGTAGTTTGCGGGCGAAAGGGGTCTCCGGGCTCCTGGTCGGTGAAAGCCTCCTCCGGAGCGGCGATATCGCAGCCAAAATAAAGGAGTTGCTGGGATGA
- a CDS encoding NAD(P)H-dependent oxidoreductase, whose product MKIQIIMGSTRQNRFSEKPARWLFELAKTRTDFEFELLDLRDYPLPFYDEALPPAMLKGNYSSEIAKRWANKIGEGDGYIIVTPEYNHGYPGVLKNALDTVAVEWGKKPVGFVSYGSAMGTRSVQQLRQVAIELRLVPIEAALQVPIDIFRAGLAQKEGDFNALFEPMKPFANTFLDQMAWWTKALQSVR is encoded by the coding sequence ATGAAAATACAGATCATCATGGGAAGCACCAGACAGAACCGCTTCAGCGAGAAACCGGCCCGTTGGTTATTCGAGCTGGCCAAGACGAGGACTGATTTTGAATTTGAACTCCTCGATCTGCGCGATTACCCCCTTCCTTTCTATGACGAAGCGCTTCCGCCGGCGATGCTCAAGGGAAATTATTCCAGCGAGATCGCCAAACGGTGGGCGAACAAGATCGGAGAAGGGGACGGCTACATTATAGTGACCCCGGAATACAATCACGGTTATCCGGGAGTGCTGAAAAACGCGCTCGATACGGTCGCCGTCGAGTGGGGGAAGAAACCGGTCGGTTTTGTCAGCTATGGCAGTGCCATGGGGACGCGCTCGGTCCAGCAGTTGCGGCAGGTGGCGATCGAACTCCGGCTGGTCCCGATCGAAGCGGCCTTGCAGGTCCCGATCGATATCTTTCGGGCGGGGTTGGCCCAAAAAGAGGGGGACTTTAACGCTCTCTTTGAGCCGATGAAGCCGTTCGCGAACACTTTTCTCGACCAGATGGCCTGGTGGACAAAGGCCTTGCAGAGCGTTCGATAG
- a CDS encoding NHL repeat-containing protein, giving the protein MRKLLALVGVVVLCSGVLAMGELPTTTEVINPTVEYSRDYGLPGSGERQFYFPQDVKVPLVGNLETGLGDMFITDTGNNRVERLDRSGGFVSQFGGFGAEAGKFNTPTGIAVDFNYRLYVAEKDNDRVQLFDIRGNFLNYVATGEYGYRLLQDPAGLDVDPLGNFYVADSGNDRILKFDESGNFLGLIGGFGVGPGFLNRPTDVAVDRDRSVFVVDTGNNRVQKFSDDGRPLFSFGRGGSGPGELLLPQGIALDNKLIYISDSGNNRIAVFTRQGKFVLSFGRKGLGRGEFNNPIGLCVGNQGKLYVADSGNHRIVELKVSY; this is encoded by the coding sequence ATGAGAAAGTTGCTCGCGCTGGTTGGAGTGGTCGTTCTCTGTTCCGGAGTCCTGGCGATGGGGGAATTGCCCACGACGACCGAGGTCATCAATCCGACCGTTGAATACTCGCGGGATTACGGCCTCCCTGGTTCGGGCGAACGGCAATTCTATTTCCCCCAGGATGTTAAGGTGCCGCTGGTCGGCAATCTGGAAACAGGACTGGGGGATATGTTCATCACCGATACCGGGAATAATCGGGTGGAGCGGCTCGATAGGAGTGGCGGGTTCGTCTCCCAATTCGGCGGCTTTGGCGCGGAGGCCGGCAAATTCAACACTCCGACCGGGATCGCGGTCGACTTTAATTACCGCCTTTATGTCGCCGAGAAGGATAACGACCGGGTCCAGCTCTTCGATATCCGCGGCAACTTCCTTAACTACGTGGCGACCGGCGAATACGGTTACCGCCTCCTGCAAGACCCGGCCGGGCTCGACGTTGATCCGCTGGGGAACTTTTATGTCGCCGACAGCGGCAATGACCGGATCCTCAAGTTTGATGAGTCGGGAAATTTCCTCGGTTTGATCGGCGGGTTCGGCGTCGGGCCGGGCTTCCTTAACCGCCCGACCGATGTCGCTGTTGACCGTGACCGAAGCGTCTTTGTCGTTGATACCGGGAACAACCGGGTCCAGAAGTTCTCGGATGACGGCCGCCCGCTCTTCTCGTTCGGCCGGGGCGGGAGCGGGCCGGGCGAGCTCTTGCTGCCGCAGGGGATCGCGCTGGATAATAAGTTGATCTACATCAGCGATAGCGGTAATAACCGGATCGCGGTTTTTACCCGGCAGGGTAAATTTGTCCTCTCTTTTGGCCGGAAAGGGCTGGGGCGGGGCGAATTCAATAACCCGATCGGCTTATGCGTTGGGAACCAGGGAAAATTGTACGTTGCCGACTCCGGCAACCACCGGATCGTCGAGCTGAAAGTGAGCTATTAG
- a CDS encoding glycoside hydrolase family 130 protein produces the protein MTKESPAPFGKNAEILIANKQLGKPALHDPVIISRLFKRITNKTLKNIRPDQRRVITRPFRPGSEAHTINIVNRLLALDEPKVKVLLQQTLQEFAHRHKNIKSVLLNNYQRIAGYIQEPAALSDERKLLLGSCFTMEYSIESAALFNPSIVIYPKQNQIKKGQTRVIFSFRATGEGHISSIVFRSALIDRDNSIFLEPVSPFIGTPEIVLNATYDRELFKAKLEEMGQFSEAAKAIHQPLPASFTPDEMNRAINGVRDSGTFTPADLDDTIGHIRWLTESNYEVFFPHGQLISERVIFPLSQNESNGVEDARFVRFVDEDGSITYYATYTAYNGRGILPQLIETKDFHRFKVSTLNGPMARNKGMALFPRKINGQYAMITRTDGESLYLSYSNNIHFWYEGVKIETPANSWELVQIGNCGSPLETKKGWIMLTHGVGPMRKYCIGVALLDLKDPSKIIGRLTEPLLMPREEEREGYVPNVVYSCGSIILNGELIIPYAISDSESHVASIPVDELLEKLLKKR, from the coding sequence ATGACCAAAGAGTCACCCGCCCCTTTTGGCAAAAACGCCGAGATTTTGATCGCCAATAAGCAGCTGGGCAAACCCGCGCTCCATGATCCGGTCATTATTTCGCGCTTGTTCAAGCGCATCACCAACAAAACCTTGAAAAACATCCGCCCGGACCAGCGCCGGGTCATTACCCGCCCTTTCCGTCCCGGCAGTGAAGCCCACACTATTAATATCGTCAATCGCCTCCTGGCGCTGGACGAACCCAAGGTTAAAGTACTGCTCCAGCAAACCCTCCAAGAGTTTGCGCACCGCCACAAGAATATTAAGTCTGTCTTGCTGAATAATTACCAGCGGATCGCCGGATACATTCAGGAGCCGGCGGCGCTATCAGACGAAAGAAAGCTCTTGCTCGGCTCTTGTTTTACGATGGAATACTCGATCGAATCGGCCGCCCTGTTCAATCCTTCGATCGTCATCTATCCCAAGCAGAACCAGATAAAGAAGGGGCAAACGCGCGTTATTTTTAGCTTCCGCGCGACCGGCGAAGGCCATATCTCCTCGATCGTTTTCCGCAGCGCCCTGATCGACCGGGATAATTCAATATTTCTGGAGCCGGTCAGCCCATTTATAGGCACACCCGAGATCGTCTTGAACGCAACCTACGACCGGGAACTTTTTAAGGCCAAACTGGAGGAGATGGGCCAGTTCAGCGAAGCGGCTAAGGCCATCCACCAGCCTTTACCGGCCAGCTTCACGCCGGACGAAATGAATCGGGCGATCAACGGCGTCCGTGACAGCGGCACCTTTACCCCCGCCGACCTGGATGACACCATCGGCCACATCCGCTGGCTGACGGAATCCAATTATGAGGTCTTTTTCCCGCACGGGCAGTTGATCTCGGAACGGGTGATCTTTCCCCTGTCGCAAAATGAAAGCAATGGGGTGGAAGACGCGCGCTTTGTCCGCTTTGTGGATGAGGACGGCAGCATCACCTACTACGCGACCTATACCGCCTATAACGGCCGGGGAATCCTGCCGCAATTGATCGAAACCAAGGACTTCCACCGTTTTAAGGTCTCGACCCTGAACGGCCCCATGGCCCGCAACAAAGGAATGGCCCTTTTCCCGCGCAAGATCAACGGACAATATGCCATGATCACGCGGACCGACGGGGAAAGCCTCTACTTAAGTTATTCCAATAATATCCATTTCTGGTATGAAGGGGTAAAAATCGAAACGCCGGCCAACAGCTGGGAGCTGGTCCAGATCGGCAATTGCGGCTCACCGCTCGAAACCAAAAAAGGGTGGATCATGCTGACGCACGGCGTGGGGCCGATGCGTAAATACTGCATCGGCGTGGCGCTTTTGGACCTGAAAGATCCCTCGAAGATCATCGGGCGGCTCACAGAGCCGCTGCTTATGCCGCGGGAAGAAGAGCGCGAAGGCTACGTGCCGAACGTGGTCTACAGCTGCGGCTCCATCATCCTCAACGGCGAATTGATCATCCCTTACGCCATTTCCGACTCGGAATCGCACGTGGCCAGCATCCCGGTGGACGAACTGCTGGAGAAACTGCTGAAGAAGCGCTAA
- a CDS encoding DUF167 domain-containing protein translates to MRLNIRVVPNAKRNKAVEEPGRLKVYLTAPAIEGKANKALLEFLAEHLGVKRSALTIIRGAKSRDKIVEYAPPRPKL, encoded by the coding sequence ATGCGGTTAAATATTCGGGTCGTCCCCAACGCCAAACGGAATAAAGCGGTAGAGGAACCCGGCCGCCTCAAAGTTTACCTGACCGCGCCGGCCATCGAGGGGAAGGCCAATAAGGCCTTGCTCGAATTTCTGGCGGAGCATCTTGGCGTCAAACGTTCGGCCTTAACGATCATTCGCGGCGCCAAGAGCCGGGATAAGATCGTCGAGTACGCCCCCCCCCGCCCCAAACTTTAG
- a CDS encoding Fic family protein → MPKYTISDKDKLNRLIKEAGLNRSELAKALEVSYKTVYRWLDKGVNPHSSQSKDIDELFKAHIDITDWVEKIRKNIPDPIKLLKKDPLIREKFFISMTYNSNAIEGSRMTLKETAMAVEGKKVKGKELFEVLEAVNHHNALLYMLEVIKPGFKITEDFILKIHSIVMYNFNNKLPGKYRTGYVNLTNTEKPLPAAQLVPLKMRFLAKDLNNYGKEIIRKISRDHYEFESIHPFFDGNGRVGRIIMNTQLLSRGYPPAIIEIEDRYKYYLALSKGDLGDFKNLTQMVCDSVIKGYNLLFAA, encoded by the coding sequence ATGCCGAAATACACGATCAGCGATAAAGATAAATTAAACAGGCTGATAAAAGAAGCGGGCCTTAACCGGAGCGAACTGGCCAAAGCGCTTGAAGTTAGCTATAAGACCGTTTACCGGTGGCTTGATAAAGGGGTAAATCCCCATTCTTCCCAATCAAAAGATATTGACGAGCTTTTTAAAGCGCATATTGATATTACCGATTGGGTTGAAAAGATAAGGAAAAATATTCCTGATCCGATCAAGCTCCTGAAAAAAGATCCCCTGATAAGAGAAAAATTCTTCATATCAATGACTTACAATTCAAACGCGATAGAAGGCAGCCGTATGACCTTAAAAGAAACAGCCATGGCGGTAGAAGGGAAAAAAGTGAAAGGGAAGGAATTATTTGAGGTTTTAGAAGCGGTTAACCATCACAATGCCTTGCTATATATGCTGGAGGTTATTAAGCCTGGCTTTAAGATCACGGAGGATTTTATTCTTAAGATCCATTCGATCGTCATGTATAATTTTAACAATAAACTTCCCGGTAAATACCGCACCGGGTATGTTAATCTGACGAACACGGAAAAACCGCTACCTGCGGCTCAACTGGTTCCGCTAAAAATGCGCTTTTTAGCCAAGGATTTGAATAATTATGGCAAAGAGATAATAAGAAAGATCAGCCGTGATCATTATGAATTCGAAAGTATCCACCCGTTTTTTGATGGGAACGGGCGCGTCGGCCGTATCATCATGAACACCCAGCTTTTAAGCCGAGGATATCCGCCGGCGATCATCGAAATAGAGGACAGGTATAAGTATTACCTGGCGTTAAGCAAGGGAGATCTGGGGGATTTTAAGAATTTAACCCAGATGGTTTGCGACAGCGTTATTAAAGGATACAATCTGCTGTTTGCGGCTTAG